The sequence ATGCTGGGCGATGCGCGTGGCGCCCAATCCCAACCGCACGTCCGCCGCCTCCAGGCTGTCCGGGCCATACGTCTGCTCCAGCCGGGCGAGCGCCGCCTCCTGCTGCTCGGAGGCCTCCGTGTAGCGGCCCTGCGCGAAGTTCAGCGCCCCAGTGCGGACCTGGAGCTGCGCCGTCAGCACCGCGTCGCCGCCCAGCCGCTCGATGGCCGCCTCGGCGCGCTCCTCCCAGCGCCAGGCGAGGGCGTACTGCTCCAGCACCTCGCCGGAGGTGTGCACCAGCGCCGTCCAGGCGCGCGCGGCCGCCACGTCGTTGCGCCCGGCCTCCGCGGCCCACACCGCCTCGTAGAGCGTGGCCTCCGCCTTCTTCGGGTCACCCAGTTCCTCTTGCAGCTCGCCCAACAACAGCAGCAGGTCCGCGCTGCCGTAGCGGTCTCCCGCGCCCTTCGCCGTCTTCACGGTGGGCTCCAGCAGCGCCACCGCCTCCGTGTACTTGCCGGCAGCCTTCAGCGCGCGGGCCCGCACCAGCTTCTGGCGCAGCGCGTCCGTGCGTACGCGCGCCTCGTCGTCCACGGGCTCGGGCGCGCTGGCGGCCAGCGCGGAGAGGTCCGCGCAGCGCTGCAGCGGCGGCAGCGCCTCCGCGGCGCGCGCGGCCAGCTCCACCGTGCCCGCGTCCGCGCGGGCGAAGAGCTGCGTGAGGGCGGACACTTCAGCGAGTCGGCCGTCGAGGCAGTGCATGCGCCGGGCGAGCACCTCCTCGGGTTGCTCGCGGCGCACGCGCGTGGCCTCGCAGGCGGTGGTGCGCATCGTCACCCACTCGGCGGTGTACACGTCCAGCGTGCGCCGCACGCGCTGCCACGCCGCGCCCGCGAAGGGCTTGCCGGTGGCGAGGAAGGCGGACTCGACGGCCTTCTGCTGCGACAGGCCCCACACCGTGGCGAGCTCTTCCTGCGCGCCCGCGCAGACCTGCCCTCGGCGCGAGCCCACCGCGTGCGTAATCCCCACCGCCGCGACGAGCAGCGCCACGCTGCCCGCCACCTGGAGCCTGCGCGTCCAGCGCGCCGCCGGGTCGTGCTGGAGCGCGGCGAGCAGCGCGTCCATGGAGCCATGCCGGTCCATGGGGTCCACGGACAGGCCGCGCACCACCACGCGACGAAGCCACGGCGGCACCGGCGAGCCCCGGGGTGCGGGCTTCACCCGCCCGGAGCGAATCTCCGTCAGCAGCTCGCGCACCGTGGCGGCGGCGAAGGGGCGCTCGTCGTAGAGCGCCTCGTACAGCGCCACGCTGAAGGCGAACTGGTCGCTGCGCGCATCCGGGTGCGCGTCCGGGTCCAGCTGCTCCGGAGACATGTACGCCGGCGTGCCGCCCGCCACGGGCGTGCCCGGCGTCCCCTTCGCCAGCGGGTTGGCGCTGCGCGCGAGGCCGAAGTCGGTGACGCGCACGCGGCCGTCGCGGCCCACGAGGAGGTTCTCCGGCTTGAAGTCGCCGTGCACCACGCCCGCCGCGTGCGCCGCCGCGAGCCCCCGGCCCGCGTCCAGGAAGAGGCCCAGCACCTGACGCCACGGGCGAGGCGCGGCCTTCAGCCACTGCCGCAGCGTCTGCGCCTCCACCAACTCCATGGCGAGGAAGACGTGCTGACCGAAGGTCCCCACGTCGTAGATGGGCACCACGTGCGGGTGCGAGACGCGGGCCATGGCCTGCGCCTCGCGCAGCAGGTGCGCGCGACCCTCTTCCGCCTCCAGGCCCAGCGCGCCCGCGCGCAGGAGCTTGAGTGCCACGCGCCTGTCGAGCTCCGGGTCATACGCGCTGTAGACGACGCCCATGCCACCTTCGCCCAGCCGCTCCAGCACGAGGTAGCGGCCCACCGCGGTGCCCTTCTCCAGCGGCGCGTCCTCGGAGCGCGTGGGGCGGGGTGGCGTCAGCGCGGTGGCCTCGCCGGGCGGGCCCTCGTCGGGAGACTGCGCGCGCAGGCCCTGGGCCACCATGCGGCGGCACGAGACGCACGTGTCGAGGTGCGCGTCGACCTCGGCCGCGCGCGCGGGGGAGAGGCCGCCCATCAGCAGCTCGACGAAGGTGTTCTCGTCCAGGCAGGCCACGGGTGCGGGACTTCGTCAGTCCAGCCGCGAGCGCAGCAGGCGGCTGAGGCTCACGTCGAGCTGGCTGGAGATGAGGCGCAGCACACTGTCGAGCTGCGAGCGGGTGAGCTTCAGTCGCTCGGTGAGCAGGCGCCGCGTCTCCTGGAGCAGGGCCTCCTGCGCGCCCACCACCCAGCGCGCGGCGGTGGAGCGGTGCACGCCGTACAGCGCGCCGAGCTGGTCGATGCTCAAACCGTCGAGGTACTTCAGCCGCAGGAAGTTGCGCTGGCGCGGCTCCAGCGCCGCGAGCGCGGCGGCGAAGGACGCGTTGAACTCCGCGCGGTACGTCGTCTTGAGGTAGGCGAGCTCCGGGTCGTCTCCGGGCGCCATCAGCACGGACAAGTCACCATCGTCCGCCTGCGCCTGCCCGCTGCGCTGGCGCTGCCAGTCGAGCGCGAGCCACAGCGCGGCCGCGCGCACCCACCCGCTGAGCGGACCCGTGCCGGGGTAGGCGGCCAGCCGGGCGGGTGCCTCCGCGCTGCCCACCAGCATGCGCTGGCGCAACAACTGGCGCACCTCGTCCAGGCCCGTGGGTGGCAGCTTCAGGCGTGCGACGGCCGCGTCGACCTCGGGGAGGAAGCGGGCCTCGAAGGCCTTGAGCGCGGCGGGCAGGCCGTCCGCGGCGGCGCGCGCGAGGTACACGTCGGGGAGGTTCAGCTTCTCCACGTCCTCCGCGGGGGCTTCACCTGCGAGCAGCCGTGCGAGGTGGCCGACGAAGCGCGGGCCATCCAACTCCACGCCAGGCCATGAGGTGCGTGCCGAGTCCAGCACGCGCGCCAGCCGCTCCTGCAAGGAGGGCAGCGACTCCGGAGAAGCGGTGCCTCCTCGCGCCGCGACGAAGGCCTGGGCCAGGGAAACGTCCGATGTGGACACGCAGGGGACGATAGCACCGCCTCCAGTAATCCGGTTTCGACCGTTTCCCGGTGACGTGCTTGCATGCCGGGCGTGCGACTTCCAGAACGGAGGGTGTGGGCTGGGAGCGCAGCGGGGCCCACCGGCTCCCGTCCGCCTGCCCCGCGCGCGGGCGCGTGTGTGGCTGGGGTGCCGCATGCCCCATGGCCCGCGCATTGCTGGTATGGGGCGCTGAGTCGAGGTGGAGGTGCAAGTGGAGTCGATTGGGAGTGGCCCTGGAGACGCGGTCCACGCTTCATGGCTGGAGTTGAGCGCGGCCGCGTTGCGACACAACGTGGCGGTGTTCCGGGCGCTGGAGGGGAAGGGGGCGCCGCCGCGCGCGCTGGGCGTGGTGCTGAAGGGCAACGCGTACGGGCACGGGCTCGCGCAGGTGCTGCCGCTGGTGCACGGCGGGGTGGACGTCCTCTACTTCATCGCGCCGCAGGATGCGCTGAAGGCGCGCGAGCACGAGCGGGCGCACGGGCTGCCTCCGAAGCAGGTGCTGGTGCTGGGTGCGGTGGCGCCGCAGGAAGCGGTGGTGCTGGCGCGCGAGGGCATCGACGTGGTGGTGGCGGACCGTGGCTGGGCGGACGCGGTGCCGGTACTGCGGGCGGCGAAGCTGGAGCGGCCGCTGCGGGTGCACGTGCACATCGACACGGGGTTGGGGCGCGAGGGCTTCACGTTGGATGGGTTGCCGCGCGAGTCGCACTTCCTGGTGGAGTCGCGGGATGTGTTGGAGGTGGTGGGGGCGCTGAGCCACTTCGCGAACACGGAGGACGTGACGGAGCAGGGGTACGCGCTGGCGCAGGTGGATGCGTTCGAGACGGGGATGGCGTTCCTGGAGTCGCAGTTGAAGCCGGCGAAGCCGTTGCAGCGGCACATCGCGGCGAGCGCGGCGACGCTGGTGTTGCCGAAGGCGCGCTACGAGGCGCTGCGGGTGGGGATTTCGCTGTATGGGTTGTGGCCCTCGCCGGAGACGCGGCTGTCGGCGCGGCTGGTGTTGGGCGAGGTGCCGGTGTTGAAGCCGGTGCTGTCGTGGAAGTGCCGCAGCCAGGTGGTGAAGTGG comes from Pyxidicoccus parkwaysis and encodes:
- a CDS encoding tetratricopeptide repeat protein, giving the protein MACLDENTFVELLMGGLSPARAAEVDAHLDTCVSCRRMVAQGLRAQSPDEGPPGEATALTPPRPTRSEDAPLEKGTAVGRYLVLERLGEGGMGVVYSAYDPELDRRVALKLLRAGALGLEAEEGRAHLLREAQAMARVSHPHVVPIYDVGTFGQHVFLAMELVEAQTLRQWLKAAPRPWRQVLGLFLDAGRGLAAAHAAGVVHGDFKPENLLVGRDGRVRVTDFGLARSANPLAKGTPGTPVAGGTPAYMSPEQLDPDAHPDARSDQFAFSVALYEALYDERPFAAATVRELLTEIRSGRVKPAPRGSPVPPWLRRVVVRGLSVDPMDRHGSMDALLAALQHDPAARWTRRLQVAGSVALLVAAVGITHAVGSRRGQVCAGAQEELATVWGLSQQKAVESAFLATGKPFAGAAWQRVRRTLDVYTAEWVTMRTTACEATRVRREQPEEVLARRMHCLDGRLAEVSALTQLFARADAGTVELAARAAEALPPLQRCADLSALAASAPEPVDDEARVRTDALRQKLVRARALKAAGKYTEAVALLEPTVKTAKGAGDRYGSADLLLLLGELQEELGDPKKAEATLYEAVWAAEAGRNDVAAARAWTALVHTSGEVLEQYALAWRWEERAEAAIERLGGDAVLTAQLQVRTGALNFAQGRYTEASEQQEAALARLEQTYGPDSLEAADVRLGLGATRIAQHRVDDALKLLEQALETRRTALGPDHPDVARAQMELAQVYWRKANLARVEELSSSALAVFERALGSEHRDVAASLEMLAAVMERQGKGEVALRLQERALNITVQAEGLESSGTQIVMSNLANLLARLGRHEEALARHMSTVAPLEQRLGPQHPLLARALRACGNNYRDMKRYKEAQPYLLRALAILESRQDDPYGYLTGTWIDLGRNWLDLNQPRKAVEVLELAVANRAGSKQTPGERAFSRYALAKALWAGNLDRPRALQLAEEAREMFSGMGERYVKVIAELDAWRARLPRPTTVPAASTR
- a CDS encoding sigma-70 family RNA polymerase sigma factor, translating into MSTSDVSLAQAFVAARGGTASPESLPSLQERLARVLDSARTSWPGVELDGPRFVGHLARLLAGEAPAEDVEKLNLPDVYLARAAADGLPAALKAFEARFLPEVDAAVARLKLPPTGLDEVRQLLRQRMLVGSAEAPARLAAYPGTGPLSGWVRAAALWLALDWQRQRSGQAQADDGDLSVLMAPGDDPELAYLKTTYRAEFNASFAAALAALEPRQRNFLRLKYLDGLSIDQLGALYGVHRSTAARWVVGAQEALLQETRRLLTERLKLTRSQLDSVLRLISSQLDVSLSRLLRSRLD
- the alr gene encoding alanine racemase, which encodes MESIGSGPGDAVHASWLELSAAALRHNVAVFRALEGKGAPPRALGVVLKGNAYGHGLAQVLPLVHGGVDVLYFIAPQDALKAREHERAHGLPPKQVLVLGAVAPQEAVVLAREGIDVVVADRGWADAVPVLRAAKLERPLRVHVHIDTGLGREGFTLDGLPRESHFLVESRDVLEVVGALSHFANTEDVTEQGYALAQVDAFETGMAFLESQLKPAKPLQRHIAASAATLVLPKARYEALRVGISLYGLWPSPETRLSARLVLGEVPVLKPVLSWKCRSQVVKWLPAGSYVGYGCTYRCPEPTRIAVLPVGYYDGYPRLASGKAHVLVNGRRCPVLGRVMMNHLIVDVTRATSDERQVTATLLGKDGEEAVSAESLASWAQTIHYEVVTRLGAHLKRVVVE